From Prochlorococcus sp. MIT 1223, the proteins below share one genomic window:
- a CDS encoding DUF2811 domain-containing protein, whose product MELCNLEALKSNTCSLEDESTQGSESIVSFHAKVPVQLQLAMNSFIERYPNWDQYRLIQAALAGFLVQQGFQSRSVTRLYVGNMFSLNTFRSNG is encoded by the coding sequence ATGGAGTTGTGCAATTTAGAGGCTTTAAAAAGCAATACTTGTTCATTAGAAGATGAGTCAACTCAGGGATCCGAAAGCATTGTTAGTTTTCATGCAAAAGTTCCTGTCCAGCTTCAACTGGCAATGAATAGTTTTATAGAACGTTATCCTAATTGGGATCAATATAGGTTGATACAGGCAGCTCTGGCAGGATTTCTTGTTCAGCAAGGTTTTCAATCAAGATCTGTGACACGTTTATATGTTGGTAATATGTTTAGTCTGAATACCTTTAGAAGTAATGGGTAA
- a CDS encoding EVE domain-containing protein — MAQQEPNYWLMKSEPNAYSINDLATEKTTLWDGIRNYQARNYMRSMKVGEKAFFYHSNCKPPGIVGLMEVIDTEVVDPTQFDSKSKYFDPKSLIEKPTWDCVKVKYLGMFQEKLSLNKIKDLYKPEELKLVQKGNRLSIIPVNEKTALNLLNILGKYI; from the coding sequence ATGGCACAACAGGAACCTAACTACTGGCTTATGAAAAGCGAGCCTAATGCTTATAGTATCAACGATCTTGCGACAGAAAAAACCACATTATGGGATGGGATAAGAAACTATCAGGCTAGAAATTATATGAGATCAATGAAAGTAGGAGAGAAAGCGTTCTTTTATCATTCCAATTGCAAGCCTCCAGGTATTGTTGGACTTATGGAAGTAATTGATACAGAGGTAGTAGATCCAACACAATTTGATTCAAAGTCAAAATATTTTGATCCAAAGTCTTTAATTGAAAAGCCAACGTGGGATTGTGTAAAAGTAAAATATTTAGGCATGTTTCAAGAAAAACTCTCACTAAATAAAATCAAAGATTTATATAAACCAGAGGAATTAAAATTAGTTCAAAAAGGAAATAGACTTTCTATAATTCCAGTTAATGAAAAAACTGCTTTAAACTTATTAAATATACTAGGAAAGTATATTTAA
- a CDS encoding SHOCT domain-containing protein, with the protein MVFYIIFGIILIGYTGYVFGKQETRNIEQRIAKARDLRDRNVITEEEYQSVRRKIVLDA; encoded by the coding sequence ATGGTTTTCTATATAATTTTTGGGATAATTTTGATTGGTTATACAGGTTATGTATTCGGGAAACAAGAAACTAGAAATATTGAACAGAGGATAGCTAAAGCGAGAGATTTACGTGATCGAAATGTGATCACTGAAGAGGAGTATCAATCAGTTCGTAGAAAAATAGTCCTTGATGCATAA
- a CDS encoding tetratricopeptide repeat protein, producing MKLRNTAIALGVVVATAVVFLVANESKAESAKFYSRQAESKYKKGDYKGAVSDFYKAIEIDPNYVSAYGSLCGMLVNLYMDKEAIIFCDKALDIKEKNPSVTLTKVNKGIIYSNLCGARYNLEEYKQGLPDCEKAIKINPNNDIAYYNLANIKSTYLRDNKGAISDLDKAIRINNRNPLYFANRGILKEQLGNNKGACSDWRKASSLGDKESSEWVSKQC from the coding sequence ATGAAACTCAGAAATACAGCGATTGCTTTAGGAGTTGTTGTTGCTACTGCTGTGGTGTTTCTTGTTGCTAATGAGTCAAAAGCAGAAAGTGCCAAGTTTTATTCGAGGCAAGCAGAATCTAAATATAAAAAAGGTGACTATAAAGGAGCAGTATCTGATTTCTATAAAGCAATTGAGATTGATCCGAACTATGTAAGTGCTTATGGTTCTCTTTGTGGGATGTTAGTCAACCTCTATATGGATAAGGAGGCAATAATTTTTTGCGATAAAGCGCTAGATATAAAAGAAAAGAATCCATCAGTTACTCTTACTAAAGTTAATAAAGGAATTATCTATAGTAATCTTTGTGGTGCAAGATATAACCTCGAGGAATACAAACAAGGTTTACCAGACTGTGAAAAAGCAATTAAGATTAATCCCAATAATGATATTGCATATTACAATCTTGCGAACATAAAAAGTACATATTTACGTGACAATAAGGGAGCAATCTCTGATCTTGATAAGGCAATAAGAATTAACAATAGAAATCCACTCTACTTTGCTAATCGTGGGATTTTAAAGGAGCAATTAGGTAACAACAAAGGTGCATGTTCTGACTGGAGAAAAGCATCCTCCTTAGGGGATAAGGAGAGTAGCGAATGGGTAAGCAAGCAATGCTAA
- a CDS encoding S1C family serine protease: MAAVLGLASALGDIQKVKASEGDKDLDVVEIENADQWDVSPRKIPYGRITKIKSSFSGEAEYAVFDRNYLKRGGSEQSVYTKWTSDYVRGVYELRAGCGWASCSLGYVIDSGDLPSPLEIKYGSEKYTIYGDDGKFYLPNSLVENIKKNNKSSLSIRFKKKVVPMGKGTVETLSKMYNNVIKKTWKIPPVKISAQKVGKNLSVEKLSAQSLPSVVTIKSGAGQGTGFFIDDNGILITNRHVIGGGSAKQVKIETVAGPDLKGDVIYVSRKDDFALIKVSEGKLPKPLPLCYASYPITGQSVVALGSPLGLANTVTTGIVSAVRRSGKDFKSVATEGASIIQTDASINPGNSGGPLLNQNAEVIGINTFGKTSSEGLNFAVSIVDILEQLEVKKPEVETSWFRKLNKCGNFDSSNPLLNFFDRKTSGS; the protein is encoded by the coding sequence ATGGCGGCTGTCCTTGGTTTAGCTAGTGCGTTAGGTGATATTCAGAAAGTAAAAGCATCTGAAGGGGATAAGGATCTTGATGTAGTTGAAATAGAGAATGCTGATCAATGGGATGTAAGTCCTAGGAAGATCCCTTACGGCCGAATAACCAAAATAAAATCTTCTTTCAGTGGAGAAGCTGAATATGCAGTCTTTGATAGGAATTACCTTAAGAGAGGAGGCAGTGAACAGTCTGTTTATACAAAATGGACATCAGATTATGTAAGAGGAGTTTATGAGCTAAGAGCGGGCTGTGGATGGGCAAGTTGTTCATTGGGATATGTGATAGATAGCGGAGATTTACCTTCTCCATTGGAAATTAAATATGGAAGTGAAAAATATACAATTTATGGTGACGATGGTAAATTCTATTTACCTAACTCTCTAGTTGAAAATATAAAGAAGAATAATAAGAGCAGTCTCTCAATTAGGTTTAAGAAAAAGGTTGTCCCAATGGGAAAAGGTACGGTAGAAACTCTTTCTAAAATGTATAATAATGTGATTAAAAAAACATGGAAGATTCCACCTGTAAAAATTTCTGCTCAGAAAGTTGGAAAGAATTTGAGTGTCGAAAAGCTATCAGCTCAATCATTGCCAAGTGTGGTTACTATTAAGAGCGGAGCTGGCCAGGGAACGGGCTTTTTTATTGATGATAATGGCATCCTTATAACTAATCGCCATGTTATTGGAGGTGGTTCTGCAAAACAAGTCAAAATTGAAACTGTTGCTGGCCCTGACTTAAAGGGTGATGTTATTTATGTAAGTAGAAAAGATGATTTTGCGTTGATAAAAGTGTCTGAAGGTAAGCTTCCTAAACCGCTTCCTCTTTGTTACGCAAGCTATCCCATTACAGGTCAGAGTGTTGTCGCATTAGGATCACCTTTAGGTTTAGCAAATACTGTTACAACAGGAATTGTTAGTGCTGTTAGACGATCTGGTAAGGATTTTAAATCAGTTGCTACTGAAGGTGCATCAATTATTCAGACCGATGCTTCTATTAATCCAGGTAATAGTGGAGGTCCTTTGCTTAACCAAAATGCCGAAGTTATTGGGATAAATACTTTTGGAAAGACTTCTAGTGAAGGATTGAATTTTGCAGTCTCAATCGTAGATATTTTGGAGCAACTTGAGGTGAAGAAACCTGAAGTAGAGACTTCTTGGTTCAGGAAGTTGAACAAATGTGGAAATTTTGATTCTTCCAACCCTCTTTTGAATTTCTTCGACAGGAAGACATCTGGAAGTTAA